One region of Ardenticatena maritima genomic DNA includes:
- a CDS encoding carbohydrate ABC transporter permease, which translates to MQAHEARKQTEVAHLAVSGARWRTWQTRVERGVLYLFLTAGSLVMALPLIWMVLTSFKTYEEANAPQLVWFPSDPQLTAYTQILQDVDFLRAYANSIFVTALAVLGTLISVSAVAYAFSRIEWPGRNVVFFLMLSTMMIPFQALIVPQYVFFNKVGWIGTYNPLTIPGYFAGGAAMVFLLRQFMLQLPRELDEAAFLDGASHLRIWWSIILPLCRPALATVSTFLFVGHWNALLQPIIYLQTTKLYTLPVYVASLVNPQQTTQPWPTIMAASVLTALPLLLVFFVAQRYLISGIVLSGSKG; encoded by the coding sequence ATGCAGGCGCATGAAGCACGCAAGCAAACCGAGGTGGCTCATCTGGCTGTGAGCGGGGCGCGGTGGCGCACATGGCAAACGCGGGTGGAACGCGGGGTGCTCTATCTGTTCCTGACAGCGGGGAGCCTGGTGATGGCGTTGCCGCTCATCTGGATGGTTCTCACCTCGTTCAAAACATACGAGGAAGCCAACGCCCCGCAATTGGTCTGGTTCCCATCCGACCCGCAATTGACGGCGTACACCCAAATTCTGCAAGATGTGGACTTTCTGCGCGCCTACGCCAACTCCATTTTCGTGACGGCGCTGGCGGTGCTGGGCACGCTCATTTCGGTCAGCGCGGTGGCGTATGCGTTCAGCCGCATTGAGTGGCCGGGGCGCAACGTGGTCTTCTTCCTCATGCTGTCAACGATGATGATTCCGTTCCAGGCGCTGATTGTGCCGCAGTACGTCTTCTTCAACAAAGTGGGCTGGATTGGCACGTACAACCCGCTCACCATTCCCGGCTATTTTGCCGGCGGTGCGGCTATGGTCTTCTTGTTGCGCCAGTTTATGCTGCAATTGCCGCGCGAATTGGACGAAGCCGCCTTCCTTGACGGGGCGTCGCACTTGCGGATTTGGTGGAGCATTATCTTGCCGCTTTGCCGCCCGGCGCTGGCAACCGTTTCGACGTTCCTCTTCGTCGGGCATTGGAACGCTCTGTTGCAACCGATTATCTACCTGCAAACCACCAAACTCTACACGTTGCCCGTCTATGTGGCGTCGTTGGTCAACCCACAGCAGACCACGCAACCCTGGCCAACCATCATGGCCGCCTCGGTGCTGACGGCGTTGCCGTTGCTGCTCGTGTTCTTCGTCGCGCAACGCTATCTCATCAGCGGCATTGTGTTGAGCGGCTCGAAAGGCTGA
- a CDS encoding carbohydrate ABC transporter permease — MLESYGYTLVWSAATVAFILASSVALGWVARLIVRWRGGSQIHQQNAFAGYAFAAPWMVGFVIFVLVPVAASLYWSFTVYRLPNPPQWVGVQNYVRLLTDDPNFRAALVNTFYFVLFGLPAQLVVALLLAILLNQKLRGERFFRTAFYLPVILGLNAAVLLSWVLMFNANNGFINTLLRMLSKKSTLFNLLLRAFIYANESLNAFFLGLQSGNFTLFEKTISAFPAAHRVPLWLQSPLWTKTSIVLLLVWSCGSMMLIYLAALNSIPPEFYEAAEVDGATRWQRFWKITLPLISPATFYNLIVGMIAIIQMFEQPYVLLRDSPTVAQSSYTVVFYLWRATFRFNEIGYGAAISWILTLIILVITYFQFRFQDRWVQYDLR, encoded by the coding sequence ATGCTGGAAAGTTATGGCTATACCCTGGTCTGGTCGGCGGCGACGGTGGCTTTCATCTTGGCGTCAAGCGTGGCGCTGGGCTGGGTGGCGCGCTTGATTGTTCGGTGGCGCGGCGGGTCTCAGATTCACCAGCAAAATGCGTTTGCGGGCTACGCCTTTGCCGCCCCCTGGATGGTGGGGTTTGTGATTTTCGTGCTTGTGCCGGTGGCGGCTTCATTGTATTGGAGTTTCACAGTCTATCGGTTGCCCAATCCGCCGCAGTGGGTGGGGGTGCAAAACTACGTGCGCCTGCTGACGGATGACCCCAACTTCCGCGCGGCTTTGGTGAACACATTTTATTTTGTGCTCTTTGGTTTGCCGGCACAACTGGTTGTGGCGTTGCTGTTGGCCATTTTGCTGAACCAAAAACTGCGCGGCGAGCGCTTCTTCCGCACAGCGTTTTATCTGCCGGTCATTCTGGGGTTGAACGCAGCGGTGCTGCTTTCGTGGGTGCTCATGTTCAACGCCAACAACGGGTTCATCAACACGTTGTTGCGCATGCTCAGCAAGAAATCAACGCTGTTCAACCTGTTGTTGCGCGCCTTCATCTATGCCAACGAAAGCCTCAACGCCTTTTTCCTCGGTTTGCAAAGCGGCAACTTTACGCTCTTTGAGAAAACCATCAGCGCCTTCCCGGCGGCGCACCGTGTCCCGCTTTGGTTGCAAAGCCCGCTTTGGACCAAAACGTCCATTGTGCTGTTGCTGGTCTGGAGTTGCGGCTCGATGATGCTCATCTATCTGGCGGCGCTCAACAGCATTCCCCCCGAATTTTACGAAGCCGCCGAAGTGGACGGTGCGACACGCTGGCAGCGCTTCTGGAAAATCACCTTGCCGCTCATCTCGCCGGCGACGTTTTACAACCTCATCGTGGGCATGATTGCCATCATACAAATGTTCGAGCAACCCTACGTCTTGTTGCGCGACAGCCCGACGGTGGCGCAGTCGAGTTATACCGTGGTGTTCTACCTGTGGCGGGCGACATTCCGCTTCAATGAAATTGGCTATGGCGCCGCCATCTCCTGGATTCTGACGCTCATCATTCTGGTGATTACCTACTTCCAATTCCGATTCCAAGACCGCTGGGTGCAATACGACCTGCGCTAA
- a CDS encoding ABC transporter substrate-binding protein, translated as MTLRVMVVDYIKDKTDVWLENEVVPAFQKEHPNIDVEFIYVNWGTLDETVQGYFAAGDGADIINLGSEYIAAYGDRLAPLNAYLGEEAWPDIKQFVPAALDTVTWKGELRGLPWLTAPRAYMCRSDLLAEIGFEQPPRTFPEAIEEARAGTIIEDGALKRAGIVTTGRLDDWQEYIALIWSLGGELYKENGEPAFDSPQARDALKFMYDRRRAVYPDETIADLPEANGSRLADGTAVCMWGNLWGAPPVDDPLWEQIVFSPGLTDPDNYPESRPVVQVFNDWLAVPAYSKHVPEAAEFLKFLGSAENLNRYNKDFGSFPPRTDAWFGYVEEAKPMQIMGDLMNEYGRGFADIRETAKLREILQREMSAYFTDLQDLDTTLANIQSAYTQVLQDAGMIQ; from the coding sequence GTGACGTTGCGCGTCATGGTGGTGGACTACATCAAGGACAAGACCGACGTTTGGCTGGAAAACGAAGTCGTGCCCGCCTTCCAGAAAGAGCACCCCAACATTGACGTCGAATTCATCTACGTGAACTGGGGCACGTTGGACGAAACGGTGCAAGGCTACTTTGCGGCCGGCGACGGCGCTGACATCATCAACCTGGGGTCGGAATACATCGCCGCCTATGGCGACCGCCTGGCGCCGCTGAACGCCTACTTGGGCGAAGAGGCCTGGCCGGACATCAAGCAGTTTGTGCCCGCCGCGCTGGACACGGTGACGTGGAAGGGCGAATTGCGCGGCTTGCCCTGGCTGACCGCGCCGCGCGCCTACATGTGCCGCAGCGACTTGCTGGCGGAAATCGGCTTTGAGCAGCCGCCGCGCACCTTCCCCGAAGCGATTGAAGAAGCCCGCGCCGGCACAATCATCGAAGACGGTGCGCTGAAGCGTGCCGGTATCGTCACCACGGGGCGCCTGGATGACTGGCAAGAGTACATCGCGCTCATCTGGTCGCTGGGTGGCGAACTCTACAAGGAAAACGGTGAACCCGCCTTCGATTCGCCGCAGGCGCGTGATGCGCTCAAATTCATGTACGACCGCCGCCGCGCCGTCTATCCCGATGAAACCATTGCCGACCTGCCCGAAGCCAACGGCTCGCGCCTGGCGGATGGGACGGCGGTCTGCATGTGGGGCAACTTGTGGGGCGCGCCGCCTGTGGACGACCCGCTGTGGGAACAGATTGTGTTCAGCCCCGGCTTGACCGACCCGGACAACTACCCCGAAAGCCGCCCGGTGGTGCAGGTCTTCAACGACTGGCTGGCTGTTCCCGCCTACTCGAAGCATGTGCCCGAAGCCGCCGAGTTCTTGAAGTTCCTCGGTTCGGCTGAGAACCTGAACCGCTACAACAAGGACTTTGGCTCCTTCCCGCCGCGTACCGACGCCTGGTTCGGCTATGTGGAAGAAGCGAAGCCGATGCAAATCATGGGCGACTTGATGAACGAGTACGGCCGCGGCTTTGCCGACATCCGCGAAACCGCCAAGCTCCGCGAAATTTTGCAGCGCGAAATGTCGGCCTACTTCACCGACTTGCAAGACCTTGATACGACCTTGGCGAACATTCAGAGCGCCTACACGCAGGTACTCCAAGACGCCGGCATGATTCAGTAA
- a CDS encoding ROK family protein, producing the protein MVATRTFFVGFDVGGTKIAAGVANGDGRFLDVVRMATPPAGELVDLLSATVQHFVERLRAMGAHLGAVGVGIPGQVRDGVVRQAVNLGIDECPLRDLLAMRVGVPVVVENDTSAAALGAFHLLQQREPLRSLVYLGIGTGFSAGIVLDGRVYRGSNGLAGEIGHVVVDPDGAPCACGARGCLETVVSGTGLARQAQIALVHVPESLLAEAEPLDARAVYAAARQGDRLAQHLVERSAAMLAQAIAWLVFGLDVDKVVLGGGVAREADVLLPIVRRALRAQYGHSRLFDLFGLDEKLTVLSGETEAGMVGAWALAHAAREKAEPQSEKGGGGTESKSA; encoded by the coding sequence ATGGTGGCAACACGGACATTCTTCGTTGGCTTTGATGTGGGGGGGACGAAAATCGCCGCAGGGGTTGCCAATGGCGATGGCCGTTTTCTCGATGTGGTCCGTATGGCGACACCGCCCGCCGGGGAGTTGGTGGATCTGCTCTCGGCAACGGTGCAGCACTTTGTTGAACGTTTGCGCGCGATGGGGGCGCACCTTGGCGCTGTTGGCGTTGGCATACCGGGGCAAGTACGCGATGGCGTCGTGCGGCAGGCGGTCAATTTGGGGATTGATGAATGCCCATTGAGGGACTTGCTTGCCATGCGTGTTGGCGTGCCGGTTGTGGTTGAAAACGATACGAGCGCCGCCGCGTTGGGGGCGTTCCACTTGCTCCAACAGCGCGAACCATTGCGCAGCCTGGTGTATTTGGGCATTGGGACGGGCTTTTCGGCCGGCATTGTGCTGGATGGGCGCGTGTACCGCGGGTCGAATGGCCTGGCGGGGGAAATTGGGCATGTGGTGGTTGACCCGGACGGTGCGCCGTGTGCATGCGGTGCGCGGGGATGCCTGGAAACGGTGGTATCGGGAACGGGGCTGGCGCGGCAAGCCCAAATCGCGCTGGTGCATGTGCCGGAAAGTCTGCTGGCGGAAGCGGAACCGCTGGACGCGCGGGCTGTGTACGCCGCCGCGCGACAGGGCGACCGCCTGGCGCAACACCTGGTGGAGCGCAGCGCCGCCATGCTTGCCCAGGCGATTGCGTGGTTGGTGTTTGGGCTGGATGTGGACAAGGTGGTGCTTGGCGGTGGCGTTGCCCGTGAAGCAGACGTGCTTCTGCCTATTGTGCGCCGCGCCTTGCGTGCGCAGTATGGGCATTCCCGCTTGTTCGACCTGTTCGGGTTGGATGAAAAACTCACAGTCCTGTCGGGGGAAACCGAGGCGGGCATGGTCGGCGCATGGGCGTTGGCGCATGCCGCCCGAGAAAAGGCTGAGCCGCAATCAGAGAAAGGAGGTGGGGGAACGGAGAGCAAAAGCGCGTAG
- a CDS encoding ROK family transcriptional regulator — MRTRTEKATRRQTREHNRRLVLRHIFDAQDGISRADVARLTRLTKATVSDLVAELMRDGLVEEAGIGEASSAGGKPPLLLRVVDGAREVFAVDVSGDQFRAAALDLRGRVLREQVADAEDLTGEAALARLDALLDALYAERQAPVVGIGISSPGLVDTENGIVCRAVNLQWQDVPLRERLQTRFGVPVYVANDSHLTALAEYTFGMGSPDANVVVVKVGPGIGSGLVLNGQLFYGDGFSAGEIGHLVVADDGVLCSCGNRGCLETVSSMRALFANVRHWLTVHPDSPAATLLTPPLSCARIADALAVDARLGDVVDETAHWLGRALAAVVGVLNVRYVRLTGPVRVFGDRFIDAVQAALHRSVLPELAAQCEVAFGALGDEAPLLGASAYVLSRELGLR; from the coding sequence ATGCGCACACGAACCGAAAAAGCAACGCGACGCCAAACACGTGAACACAACCGACGCCTCGTCTTGCGGCATATTTTCGACGCCCAGGACGGTATCAGCCGCGCGGATGTTGCCCGCCTGACGCGCCTCACCAAAGCCACCGTCTCAGACTTGGTGGCGGAGTTGATGCGCGATGGCCTGGTGGAGGAAGCCGGCATTGGTGAAGCCTCGTCCGCGGGGGGGAAGCCGCCTTTGCTGTTGCGTGTGGTTGATGGAGCGCGCGAGGTCTTCGCTGTGGACGTGAGCGGCGACCAGTTTCGGGCGGCGGCGCTGGATTTGCGCGGACGCGTGTTGCGTGAGCAGGTGGCTGACGCTGAAGACCTAACGGGCGAAGCCGCGCTGGCGCGCCTCGATGCGTTGCTCGACGCGCTGTATGCGGAGCGGCAAGCCCCTGTGGTCGGCATTGGGATCAGTTCACCCGGTCTGGTGGATACCGAAAACGGCATTGTGTGCCGCGCGGTGAACCTGCAATGGCAAGATGTCCCGCTCAGAGAGCGGCTCCAGACACGCTTCGGCGTGCCTGTGTATGTGGCGAACGACAGTCATCTGACGGCGCTGGCCGAATACACTTTCGGCATGGGCTCCCCCGACGCCAACGTTGTGGTGGTCAAGGTGGGGCCTGGTATTGGTTCCGGGCTGGTGTTGAACGGGCAACTCTTCTACGGGGATGGGTTCAGCGCCGGTGAAATTGGGCACTTGGTGGTGGCTGATGATGGCGTGCTCTGCTCATGCGGCAATCGTGGATGTTTGGAGACGGTGTCCAGCATGCGCGCCTTGTTCGCCAACGTGCGCCATTGGCTCACCGTTCACCCAGATTCGCCGGCGGCGACGCTGTTGACGCCGCCGCTGAGTTGCGCCCGCATTGCCGACGCCCTGGCGGTTGACGCCCGCTTGGGCGATGTGGTGGATGAGACGGCGCACTGGCTGGGGCGCGCCCTGGCGGCTGTTGTGGGTGTGCTCAACGTGCGCTACGTGCGTTTGACCGGACCGGTGCGCGTTTTCGGCGACCGGTTCATTGACGCGGTGCAGGCGGCGTTGCACCGTTCGGTTTTGCCGGAATTGGCAGCCCAATGCGAGGTGGCATTTGGGGCATTGGGCGATGAAGCCCCGTTGTTGGGCGCGTCAGCCTATGTGCTGTCGCGCGAACTGGGATTGCGCTAA
- a CDS encoding antibiotic biosynthesis monooxygenase family protein, translated as MIVVANRIYVHPDYADAFEERFRRRAGLVDHMPGFIANKVLRPLNEGDPYVVLTFWESLDAFKAWTESEAFQKGHARSGTLPKEAFTAPSKLEIHEVFLDTESEEG; from the coding sequence ATGATTGTTGTTGCCAACCGCATTTACGTGCACCCGGACTACGCCGACGCCTTTGAAGAACGCTTTCGCCGCCGCGCCGGCTTGGTTGACCATATGCCGGGCTTTATCGCCAACAAGGTGCTTCGTCCCCTCAATGAAGGCGACCCATACGTTGTCCTCACATTTTGGGAATCGCTGGACGCTTTCAAAGCCTGGACCGAATCAGAAGCGTTTCAGAAGGGGCACGCCCGTTCCGGTACGTTGCCCAAAGAGGCGTTCACTGCTCCAAGCAAGTTGGAAATTCACGAAGTCTTTCTGGACACGGAAAGCGAGGAGGGCTAA